In the Prosthecomicrobium sp. N25 genome, one interval contains:
- a CDS encoding CaiB/BaiF CoA transferase family protein, giving the protein MPAPLAGLKVLELARILAGPWSGQLLADLGATVVKVERADGGDDTRTWGPPFVPEAGGGASAAYFHATNRGKRSIAVDFDDPEGLAVVRALAAGADVVIENFKVGGLVKYGLDAATLRAAHPGLVYCSITGFGQDGPYAARAGYDFIIQGMGGVMDLTGEPDGEPQKIGVAFADIFTGVYATTGILAALRERDRTGRGAHVDMALLDTQVSVLANQAMNYLVSGRAPRRLGNAHPNIVPYQVFATADRPIILATGNDAQYRRVCGILGLDGLVADPRFATNRGRVENRAALVPMLEAAFAARASAELLDALEAAGVPAGPVNSLAEVFADPQVVARGMRLDLDRAGAGSVPTVRSPIVLDGAPAVADRASPALDADGAALRALIAQGRDPWDVGEA; this is encoded by the coding sequence GTGCCCGCGCCGCTCGCCGGCCTCAAGGTCCTGGAACTCGCGCGCATCCTGGCCGGGCCGTGGTCCGGCCAGCTCCTGGCGGACCTCGGGGCGACCGTCGTCAAGGTCGAGCGCGCGGACGGCGGCGACGACACGCGGACCTGGGGGCCGCCCTTCGTGCCGGAGGCCGGCGGGGGCGCCAGCGCGGCCTATTTCCACGCCACCAACCGGGGCAAGCGCTCGATCGCGGTCGACTTCGACGATCCCGAGGGGCTCGCGGTCGTGCGGGCGCTCGCCGCCGGGGCGGACGTGGTGATCGAAAACTTCAAGGTCGGCGGCCTCGTCAAGTACGGGCTCGACGCCGCCACGCTGCGGGCCGCCCATCCGGGGCTCGTCTACTGCTCGATAACCGGCTTCGGCCAGGACGGGCCCTATGCGGCGCGGGCCGGCTACGACTTCATCATCCAGGGCATGGGCGGGGTGATGGACCTGACCGGCGAGCCGGACGGCGAGCCGCAGAAGATCGGCGTCGCCTTCGCGGACATCTTCACGGGCGTCTATGCGACGACCGGCATCCTGGCGGCTCTGCGCGAGCGGGACCGGACCGGGCGGGGCGCGCATGTGGACATGGCGCTCCTCGACACGCAGGTCTCCGTACTCGCCAACCAGGCGATGAACTATCTCGTGTCCGGCCGCGCCCCGCGACGGCTCGGCAACGCCCATCCCAACATCGTGCCCTACCAGGTCTTCGCCACCGCCGACCGTCCGATCATCCTGGCAACCGGCAACGACGCGCAGTACCGCCGGGTGTGCGGCATCCTCGGGCTCGACGGCCTGGTGGCCGATCCGCGTTTCGCCACCAACCGGGGCCGGGTGGAGAACCGGGCCGCGCTGGTGCCGATGCTCGAGGCGGCCTTCGCGGCGCGCGCGTCCGCGGAGCTCCTGGACGCCCTGGAGGCGGCCGGCGTCCCGGCCGGGCCGGTCAACAGCCTCGCGGAGGTCTTCGCGGATCCGCAGGTGGTCGCACGCGGGATGCGGCTCGATCTCGACCGGGCCGGGGCGGGGAGCGTGCCGACGGTGCGCAGCCCGATCGTGCTCGACGGCGCGCCGGCGGTCGCCGACCGTGCGAGCCCGGCGCTCGACGCCGACGGGGCCGCGCTCCGGGCCCTGATCGCGCAAGGCCGGGACCCCTGGGACGTCGGGGAGGCGTGA
- a CDS encoding LysR substrate-binding domain-containing protein, with protein MPPITSRRLTPSIGALQAFEAAARLSSFSDAARELSLTQAAVSRQIAQLEDQLGLKLFERVRQRVQPTAAGRFYAGEVGDILSRLASATAKTIAFRDTGGSLDLAVLPSFATRWLIPRMAGFFARHRDVMVNFATRVRPVDFRRERLDAAIMHGTPSGAGLEWHLLLRETLIVVASPAMVAREQIATAGDLARVPLLVQETRPEAWDRWFAAAGVAPARRPAYLAFEQFLLVIRAAVAGLGVALVPDFLARDEIASGELVRLDVPPLDGAGGYYLVFPTENAQSPPLQAFKGWLVGIAAGESGETLS; from the coding sequence ATGCCGCCCATCACGTCCCGCCGCCTCACGCCCTCGATCGGCGCCCTGCAGGCCTTCGAGGCGGCCGCGCGGCTCTCCTCCTTCTCGGACGCCGCGCGCGAGCTCAGCCTGACGCAGGCGGCCGTCAGCCGGCAGATCGCGCAACTCGAGGACCAGCTCGGCCTGAAGCTGTTCGAGCGCGTTCGGCAACGGGTGCAGCCGACCGCGGCGGGCCGCTTCTATGCCGGCGAGGTCGGCGACATCCTGTCCCGCCTGGCCTCGGCGACCGCCAAGACGATCGCGTTCCGGGACACCGGCGGCAGCCTCGACCTCGCGGTCCTGCCGAGCTTCGCGACGCGCTGGCTGATCCCCCGCATGGCGGGCTTCTTCGCCCGGCACCGGGACGTGATGGTGAACTTCGCGACCCGTGTGCGCCCGGTCGACTTCCGGCGGGAGCGGCTCGACGCCGCGATCATGCACGGCACGCCGTCCGGCGCCGGGCTGGAGTGGCACCTCCTCCTGCGCGAGACGCTGATCGTGGTGGCGAGCCCGGCGATGGTCGCGCGCGAACAGATCGCCACGGCCGGGGACCTGGCGCGCGTGCCGCTCCTGGTGCAGGAGACCCGGCCGGAAGCCTGGGACCGCTGGTTCGCGGCGGCCGGGGTGGCGCCGGCGCGCCGGCCGGCCTACCTGGCCTTCGAGCAATTCCTGCTCGTCATCCGCGCCGCGGTGGCGGGCCTCGGGGTGGCGCTCGTGCCGGATTTCCTGGCCCGGGACGAGATCGCATCGGGCGAACTCGTGCGGCTCGACGTGCCGCCGCTGGACGGGGCGGGCGGCTACTACCTCGTGTTCCCGACCGAGAACGCGCAGAGCCCGCCCCTGCAGGCCTTCAAGGGATGGCTCGTCGGGATCGCGGCGGGCGAGAGCGGAGAGACTTTATCCTAA